From Armatimonadota bacterium, a single genomic window includes:
- a CDS encoding glycosyltransferase family 4 protein codes for MALSAPGALYYGPFQAAGTQLSGLGAIIRFGFRVSDLQTSGQTNAMEQPIVAIDARLAGGSSTGDSTYWTGLLHGLASQDHGLRFLLFSNKPRPAEIPDSAAFQWICLPARSSRWWSLVSFPVAARRMGARAIHTQYNLSPLAGRIGLTTIHDVSFFIGPEWFKPRDRVLLQKFVPASAKRAARVLTVSETSRADIERFVPAAKGKVRVSPLAPGLGIRPTERELARQMVSSELGIQTPFLLTVGTRWPRKNMDLALRAAERLGDALPHRLVVTGKAGWGEEALGSRGFATGFVTDRQLSALYSAADLYLAPSHYEGFGITLLEAFSCRCPVLCSPGGAQAEVAGQAAVIEPSSEPEVWAARVREMLGDSSKLESLRGAGEARSRQFTWKGMASLVCAAYREVIQ; via the coding sequence ATGGCCTTGTCGGCTCCCGGAGCGCTCTATTATGGTCCATTCCAAGCAGCCGGAACCCAGCTCTCGGGGCTCGGAGCCATAATTCGCTTTGGGTTCCGGGTGTCTGATCTGCAGACATCGGGCCAAACGAACGCCATGGAGCAGCCGATCGTCGCCATTGATGCACGCCTGGCCGGCGGGTCCTCCACGGGCGACAGCACCTATTGGACGGGCCTTCTCCACGGGCTCGCGAGCCAAGACCATGGCTTGCGCTTCCTGCTTTTTTCCAACAAGCCGAGACCCGCAGAGATTCCCGATTCAGCGGCGTTTCAGTGGATTTGCCTGCCCGCGAGGTCGTCGCGTTGGTGGTCGCTCGTTTCGTTTCCCGTCGCCGCACGGAGGATGGGGGCGCGCGCCATCCACACGCAGTACAACCTGAGCCCTCTTGCAGGGCGAATTGGGCTGACCACGATCCACGACGTGTCTTTCTTCATTGGGCCCGAGTGGTTTAAGCCGCGCGACAGGGTGCTCCTTCAGAAGTTCGTGCCGGCCTCCGCCAAGCGGGCGGCTCGTGTGCTCACGGTTAGCGAGACCTCGCGCGCCGATATCGAGCGTTTTGTTCCGGCAGCGAAAGGAAAGGTCCGAGTCTCACCGCTCGCCCCTGGCCTTGGCATTCGGCCAACGGAGCGCGAACTCGCGAGACAAATGGTGTCCTCCGAACTGGGAATCCAGACCCCGTTCCTGCTCACCGTGGGAACCCGTTGGCCCCGAAAGAACATGGACCTTGCCCTTCGCGCTGCCGAACGCCTTGGTGACGCCCTACCCCACCGACTCGTGGTGACGGGCAAGGCGGGATGGGGCGAGGAGGCCCTGGGGTCGCGCGGTTTCGCGACGGGGTTCGTCACTGACCGACAGCTCTCCGCGCTCTATTCGGCTGCCGATCTCTACCTTGCGCCGAGCCACTACGAGGGCTTCGGGATCACGCTCCTGGAGGCGTTTTCGTGCCGGTGTCCCGTGCTCTGCAGCCCAGGAGGCGCACAGGCCGAGGTGGCAGGACAGGCCGCCGTGATTGAGCCTTCGAGCGAACCCGAAGTTTGGGCTGCGAGGGTCCGAGAGATGCTGGGCGATTCGAGTAAGCTGGAGTCCCTTCGTGGGGCCGGCGAGGCAAGGTCGCGCCAATTCACCTGGAAGGGCATGGCCTCCCTCGTCTGCGCAGCTTATCGTGAGGTGATCCAATGA